The proteins below come from a single Beutenbergia cavernae DSM 12333 genomic window:
- the glpK gene encoding glycerol kinase GlpK, whose protein sequence is MADYVLAIDQGTTSSRAIIFDHSGTIVATGQKEHEQIFPRAGWVEHDPEEIWTNVRDVVGQALGRASVRASNIAAIGITNQRETAVVWDRTTGKPVYNAIVWQDTRTQRIVEELGGSEGAEKYKARVGLPLATYFSGPKIKWILDNVDGAREAAERGDLLFGNTDTWVLWNMTGGVNGGVHVTDVTNASRTMLMDLDTLSWNPDIAADMGIPVSMLPEIRSSSEVYGKDREEGLLAGVPIAGILGDQQAATFGQACFEIGMAKNTYGTGNFMLMNTGTEQVASENGLLTTVCYKIGDQPQVYALEGSIAVTGSLVQWLRDNLKVISTAPEIENLALTVEDNGGAYFVPAFSGLFAPYWRADARGALVGLTRYVSLGHIARAALEATAFQSAEVLDAMKADSGVDLTELKVDGGMVANEVLMQFQADILGVDVVRPKVAETTALGAAYAAGIAVGFWNGEQDVIDNWAEDKRWTPQMDRGDRDRLYRNWKKAVTKTFDWVDDDVEN, encoded by the coding sequence ATGGCCGACTACGTCCTCGCTATCGACCAGGGCACGACGAGCTCGCGCGCCATCATCTTCGACCACAGCGGCACCATCGTCGCGACCGGGCAGAAGGAGCACGAGCAGATCTTCCCGAGGGCGGGCTGGGTCGAGCACGACCCGGAGGAGATCTGGACGAACGTGCGCGACGTCGTCGGCCAGGCTCTCGGTCGGGCGAGCGTCCGAGCGTCGAACATCGCCGCGATCGGCATCACCAACCAGCGGGAGACCGCCGTCGTCTGGGACCGCACCACCGGCAAGCCGGTCTACAACGCGATCGTCTGGCAGGACACGCGCACCCAGAGGATCGTCGAGGAGCTCGGGGGATCGGAGGGCGCGGAGAAGTACAAGGCGCGGGTCGGCCTGCCGCTCGCGACGTACTTCTCCGGCCCGAAGATCAAGTGGATCCTCGACAACGTCGACGGCGCCCGCGAGGCGGCGGAGCGCGGCGACCTGCTGTTCGGGAACACGGACACGTGGGTGCTGTGGAACATGACCGGCGGCGTGAACGGCGGCGTGCACGTCACCGACGTCACGAACGCGTCCCGGACGATGCTCATGGACCTCGACACGCTGTCGTGGAACCCCGACATCGCGGCGGACATGGGCATTCCGGTGTCGATGCTGCCGGAGATCAGGTCGTCCTCCGAGGTGTACGGCAAGGACCGTGAGGAAGGACTGCTCGCCGGCGTCCCCATCGCGGGCATCCTCGGCGACCAGCAGGCGGCCACGTTCGGCCAGGCGTGCTTCGAGATCGGCATGGCCAAGAACACGTACGGCACCGGCAACTTCATGCTCATGAACACGGGCACGGAGCAGGTGGCGAGCGAGAACGGCCTCCTGACGACCGTCTGCTACAAGATCGGCGACCAGCCGCAGGTGTACGCGCTCGAGGGATCGATCGCCGTCACCGGCTCGCTCGTGCAGTGGCTGCGCGACAACCTCAAGGTCATCAGCACGGCGCCCGAGATCGAGAACCTCGCGCTGACCGTGGAGGACAACGGCGGCGCCTACTTCGTGCCGGCGTTCTCCGGGCTGTTCGCGCCGTACTGGCGAGCGGACGCGCGCGGTGCTCTGGTGGGTCTCACGCGGTACGTCTCGCTCGGGCACATCGCCCGCGCGGCGCTGGAGGCGACGGCGTTCCAGTCCGCGGAGGTGCTCGACGCGATGAAGGCGGACTCCGGCGTCGATCTCACGGAGCTCAAGGTCGACGGCGGCATGGTGGCCAACGAGGTCCTCATGCAGTTCCAGGCGGACATCCTCGGCGTCGACGTCGTGCGGCCGAAGGTCGCGGAGACGACGGCGCTCGGCGCCGCCTACGCCGCGGGGATCGCCGTCGGGTTCTGGAACGGCGAGCAGGACGTCATCGACAACTGGGCCGAGGACAAGCGCTGGACGCCGCAGATGGACCGTGGCGACCGGGACCGGCTGTACCGGAACTGGAAGAAGGCGGTCACGAAGACGTTCGACTGGGTGGACGACGACGTCGAGAACTGA
- a CDS encoding glycoside hydrolase family 43 protein gives MPSIDAPLTRRVMLGGTAAAAGALALGPAAAHAGGGRPGHPPTYVDATVHDPDVVRTGGRYYVFGSHAAAASTEDLFAWDQIAYDGVTPENPLFDDVTVELAEVLEWARTTTLWAPDVSRLPDGRFYYYYCACEGTSPRSGLGVAVADEVTGPYRDLGIILRSGQDDGTSEEPGEAYDPWVHPNVIDADVFADDDGTWWMVYGSFSGGILLLELDPATAKPVPGQGYGRHLMGGNHARIEGPAIMYHPGTRYYYLFVTFGGLDAAGGYNIRVSRARTPEGPWFDISGTDMSTVKADPDLPLFDDVTIAPHGTKIAGNVRFRTPDGAPGTGYVSPGGCSPWYDEESGDAFLAFHTRFPGTGEIHNVRVHRLAMTRSGWPVVLPFRYAGERLGGLGRHDVAGDYEVVTMAKPIGPEIAESRPVTLTRNGRVTGEHTGRWRLTGRSHVVLELDDVTYSGVAATQWDPDLEAWSVTFSAVSDAGTSVWGARR, from the coding sequence ATGCCCTCGATCGACGCCCCGCTCACTCGCCGCGTGATGCTCGGCGGCACGGCCGCAGCCGCCGGCGCTCTCGCCCTCGGTCCGGCCGCCGCACACGCCGGAGGGGGCCGCCCCGGCCATCCGCCCACCTATGTGGACGCGACCGTCCACGACCCCGACGTCGTCCGAACCGGCGGCCGCTACTACGTCTTCGGTTCCCACGCCGCCGCCGCTTCCACGGAAGATCTGTTCGCCTGGGACCAGATCGCCTACGACGGCGTGACGCCGGAGAACCCGCTGTTCGACGACGTCACCGTCGAGCTCGCCGAGGTGCTCGAGTGGGCCCGGACGACGACGCTCTGGGCGCCGGACGTCAGCCGGCTCCCGGACGGCCGCTTCTACTACTACTACTGCGCGTGCGAGGGGACGTCGCCGCGGTCAGGGCTCGGCGTCGCCGTCGCCGACGAGGTCACCGGCCCGTACCGCGACCTCGGCATCATCCTGCGCTCCGGGCAGGACGACGGCACGAGCGAGGAGCCGGGCGAGGCGTACGACCCGTGGGTCCACCCCAACGTCATCGACGCCGATGTGTTCGCCGACGACGACGGCACCTGGTGGATGGTCTACGGCTCGTTCTCCGGTGGCATCCTCCTGCTCGAGCTCGACCCGGCGACGGCGAAGCCCGTCCCGGGGCAGGGGTACGGGCGGCACCTCATGGGCGGCAACCACGCCCGCATCGAGGGCCCGGCGATCATGTACCACCCCGGCACCCGCTACTACTACCTGTTCGTGACGTTCGGCGGCCTCGACGCCGCGGGCGGCTACAACATCCGCGTGTCCCGCGCGCGGACGCCGGAGGGTCCGTGGTTCGACATCTCCGGCACGGACATGTCGACGGTCAAGGCGGATCCCGACCTGCCGCTGTTCGACGACGTCACGATCGCGCCCCACGGCACGAAGATCGCCGGCAACGTCCGCTTCCGGACGCCGGACGGCGCACCCGGAACGGGATACGTCTCGCCCGGCGGCTGCTCGCCCTGGTACGACGAGGAGTCGGGCGACGCGTTCCTCGCGTTCCACACCCGCTTCCCCGGCACGGGCGAGATCCACAACGTGCGCGTCCACCGGCTCGCCATGACCCGGTCCGGCTGGCCCGTCGTCCTCCCGTTCCGGTACGCCGGGGAGCGCCTCGGTGGCCTCGGTCGCCACGACGTCGCCGGCGACTACGAGGTGGTGACGATGGCGAAGCCCATCGGCCCCGAGATCGCCGAGTCCCGCCCGGTGACGCTGACGCGGAACGGACGCGTCACCGGGGAGCACACCGGCCGCTGGCGGCTCACCGGCCGCTCGCACGTGGTCCTCGAGCTCGACGACGTCACGTACTCCGGTGTCGCCGCGACGCAGTGGGACCCCGATCTCGAGGCGTGGTCGGTGACGTTCTCCGCGGTGTCCGACGCCGGCACGTCCGTGTGGGGCGCGCGCCGCTGA
- a CDS encoding alpha-hydroxy acid oxidase produces the protein MVQRQLPKWQELAPLLRTKPFDPDPVRRRLAKALTIPELRRLALRRTPRSVFDYTDGAAEAEISLRRARAAFRSVEFQPSILHDVSDLSTATPMLGVDSALPFAFAPTGFTRMMQTQGESAVVRVAGRRGIPYALSTMGTTSIEDVAAASPEARKWFQLYVWRDRSAGEDLMARARAAGYEALVLTVDVPVAGARLRDARNGFSIPPALTLKTIADGATHPSWWIDLLTTPPLQFASLESWDGTIADLLDALFDPTMTMADLEWIRSQWDGPLVIKGIQTLDDARRVADAGADAIILSNHGGRQLDRAPVPLRLVPDTREAVGDRTEVWVDTGILSGADVVAAIALGAHATLVGRAYLYGLMAGGERGVERAVDILEAEVRRTMKLLGVNDIASLGPQHVRLP, from the coding sequence ATGGTCCAGCGCCAGCTCCCGAAGTGGCAGGAGCTCGCACCGCTCCTGCGGACGAAGCCCTTCGACCCCGACCCGGTCCGACGGCGCCTCGCGAAGGCGCTCACGATCCCCGAGCTGCGCCGGCTCGCGCTGCGCCGCACGCCGCGGTCGGTGTTCGACTACACGGACGGTGCCGCCGAGGCCGAGATCAGCCTGCGCCGCGCCCGCGCCGCGTTCCGCTCGGTCGAGTTCCAGCCGTCGATCCTGCACGACGTGTCCGACCTCTCGACGGCGACGCCGATGCTCGGCGTCGACTCGGCCCTGCCGTTCGCGTTCGCCCCCACCGGCTTCACCCGCATGATGCAGACCCAGGGCGAGTCCGCCGTCGTCCGGGTCGCCGGGCGGCGCGGCATCCCCTACGCCCTCTCCACCATGGGCACCACCTCGATCGAGGACGTGGCAGCGGCGTCACCGGAGGCGCGCAAGTGGTTCCAGCTGTACGTGTGGCGCGACCGGTCGGCGGGCGAGGACCTCATGGCCCGCGCCCGCGCGGCCGGGTACGAGGCGCTCGTCCTCACCGTCGACGTCCCCGTGGCGGGCGCCCGGCTGCGTGACGCGCGGAACGGCTTCTCGATCCCGCCGGCGCTCACCCTGAAGACGATCGCGGACGGCGCGACGCACCCCTCGTGGTGGATCGACCTCCTGACGACGCCGCCGCTGCAGTTCGCGTCGCTCGAGTCGTGGGACGGCACCATCGCCGACCTGCTCGACGCGCTGTTCGACCCGACGATGACGATGGCGGACCTCGAGTGGATCCGCTCGCAGTGGGACGGCCCGCTCGTCATCAAGGGCATCCAGACGCTCGACGACGCGCGGCGGGTCGCCGATGCGGGCGCCGACGCGATCATCCTGTCCAACCACGGCGGCCGGCAGCTCGACCGGGCACCGGTCCCGCTGCGGCTGGTGCCGGACACGCGCGAAGCGGTGGGCGACCGCACCGAGGTGTGGGTCGACACCGGCATCCTCTCGGGGGCCGACGTCGTCGCCGCGATCGCTCTCGGCGCCCACGCGACCCTCGTCGGCCGGGCGTACCTGTACGGGCTCATGGCGGGCGGGGAACGCGGCGTCGAGCGCGCCGTCGACATCCTCGAGGCGGAGGTCCGGCGCACGATGAAGCTGCTCGGCGTCAACGACATCGCGTCGCTCGGGCCGCAGCACGTGCGCCTGCCCTGA
- a CDS encoding tryptophan-rich sensory protein has protein sequence MTDAEAQRGAGADAGPEDASAARPGEAQAGEAQAGAAADEAQTDEARAGEAQAGESAAGVARPQAADDTPRTTDRVRQVAVAASAVLAVAGSALGSGAFGGTQIQDAAGGALAADATVLAPGSGAFAIWTAVYLGLVAVAVVQLLPGRGTDEAHRATGWLLAASMLLNAAWILLAQAGQLVLTVAVIVVLVVVLGALAHLLVTRPARRRLDVVVLEATTGLYLGWASVATAADVAATLTDAGLTAEGAAEHVWGVAVVAQVAAVAVAACLATASRRLLAAAIGIAAAWGLGWIALGRLAAGPESPPVAIAATVAALVVLVVAVTAVVRRR, from the coding sequence ATGACCGACGCCGAGGCACAGCGAGGGGCAGGGGCAGACGCAGGGCCGGAGGACGCGAGTGCGGCGCGGCCGGGCGAGGCGCAGGCGGGCGAGGCGCAGGCGGGCGCGGCCGCCGACGAGGCGCAGACCGACGAGGCGCGGGCGGGCGAGGCGCAGGCGGGCGAGTCGGCCGCCGGCGTGGCGCGGCCGCAGGCGGCCGACGACACCCCCCGCACGACGGACCGCGTCCGGCAGGTCGCCGTCGCCGCGAGCGCCGTGCTCGCCGTGGCCGGCTCCGCGCTCGGCTCGGGCGCCTTCGGAGGCACGCAGATCCAGGACGCGGCGGGCGGCGCGCTCGCCGCCGACGCGACAGTCCTCGCGCCCGGCTCCGGAGCCTTCGCGATCTGGACTGCCGTGTACCTCGGCCTGGTCGCCGTCGCCGTCGTGCAGCTCCTGCCCGGGCGCGGGACGGACGAGGCTCATCGCGCGACCGGCTGGCTGCTCGCCGCCTCGATGCTCCTCAACGCCGCCTGGATCCTGCTCGCCCAGGCGGGTCAGCTCGTGCTGACGGTCGCCGTCATCGTCGTGCTCGTGGTCGTGCTCGGCGCGCTCGCGCACCTCCTGGTGACGCGTCCCGCGCGGCGCCGGCTCGACGTCGTCGTGCTCGAGGCGACCACGGGGCTGTACCTCGGCTGGGCGAGCGTGGCGACGGCGGCCGACGTCGCGGCGACGCTCACCGACGCCGGGCTGACCGCCGAAGGGGCCGCGGAGCACGTCTGGGGAGTGGCCGTCGTCGCGCAGGTCGCCGCGGTGGCCGTGGCCGCGTGCCTCGCGACGGCGAGCCGGCGCCTCCTCGCCGCAGCGATCGGGATCGCCGCGGCGTGGGGACTCGGCTGGATCGCCCTCGGCCGGCTGGCGGCGGGACCCGAGTCGCCGCCGGTGGCGATCGCGGCGACTGTCGCTGCCCTGGTCGTGCTCGTCGTCGCGGTCACCGCCGTCGTCAGGCGGCGGTGA
- a CDS encoding uridine kinase family protein, whose product MPFPTTPEPASPADPPLFDLPSGARVPRRRVVLVTGPSGSGKTSLARRLGLPVVNLDDFYRDADHPGLPRRHGIVDWDSPATWDVEAAHAALLDACRSDRVDVPVYDIPTSQRTGTQTVDLDAAPLVLAEGIFAAELVDPLSRDGVLADAVHLTQGRLVTFWRRLARDVGESRKPIAALLRRGTHLLLAEPRMVRRWESQGTRPLAVEAAEHELRALAAHERTRHERHPT is encoded by the coding sequence GTGCCCTTCCCGACGACGCCCGAGCCCGCGTCGCCGGCCGATCCTCCCCTCTTCGACCTGCCGTCCGGCGCCCGCGTCCCGCGCCGCCGAGTCGTGCTCGTGACGGGTCCGTCGGGTTCCGGGAAGACGTCGCTCGCACGCCGGCTCGGCCTGCCCGTGGTCAACCTCGACGACTTCTACCGCGACGCCGACCACCCGGGCCTGCCGCGCCGGCACGGGATCGTCGACTGGGACTCGCCGGCCACCTGGGACGTCGAGGCGGCCCACGCGGCCCTGCTGGACGCCTGCCGGTCCGACCGCGTCGACGTGCCGGTGTACGACATCCCGACCTCGCAGCGCACCGGGACGCAGACCGTCGACCTCGACGCCGCCCCGCTCGTGCTGGCCGAGGGGATCTTCGCCGCCGAGCTGGTCGACCCGCTGAGCCGCGACGGCGTGCTCGCCGACGCCGTCCACCTCACGCAGGGCAGGCTCGTCACGTTCTGGCGGCGGCTCGCGCGCGACGTCGGCGAGTCGCGCAAGCCGATCGCGGCCCTGCTGCGCCGCGGCACCCACCTGCTCCTCGCCGAACCCCGGATGGTGCGCCGGTGGGAGTCCCAGGGCACCCGGCCGCTGGCCGTCGAGGCCGCCGAGCACGAGCTGCGCGCCCTCGCGGCGCACGAGAGGACGCGACATGAGCGCCACCCCACCTGA
- a CDS encoding beta-galactosidase: MSATPPEPAPAVGPAPATWPLGLPGIGYGGDYNPEQWPLEVRVEDVELMREAGVTIVSVGIFSWAMLEPREGDYDWAWLDDVLDRLATGGIRVALATATATPPPWLTTAHPEILPQRADGTVLHPGGRGAYAVTHPTYRAHVLRMTRAVAERYAAHPALALWHVDNELGCHVPRDYSPAAAAAFRAWLRRRYTDVDTLNAAWGTAFWSQRYSAFDEILPPLAAPTYANPTQQLDFARFSSDAWLDHYRAIVGVLREVTPHVPATTNLMMSGAVAMDYLRWGPELDVVANDHYTLAAEPLRHVDLALSADMTRGAARGAPWILMEHSTSAVNWQPRNRAKAPGEMRRNSLAHVARGADSVMFFQWRASAAGAEKYHSAMLPHAGTDTRVWREVVALGEDLRALAPVAGSRTQARAAVVMDYEAWWAVGLDSHPSVDVTHRDQLDAYYVALWERGITVDVVLPDADLAGYDLLVVPTLYLVGDDGAANLAAAAARGATVLVTYFSGIVDTSDHVRLGGYPGAFRDVLGVLTEEFAPLQEGETVTLDDGTRADVWTEHVRLDGAEAVRSFADGPAAGGPAVTRRAVGSGAAWYAATRLADDGVGRLVEALLAESGVAPAAAAPAGVEVVRRRHADDGASYLFAINHTGSDARVAASGTDLLTGTAWDGETPVPAGGVVVLAEPA, translated from the coding sequence ATGAGCGCCACCCCACCTGAGCCCGCGCCCGCCGTCGGGCCGGCCCCCGCGACCTGGCCTCTCGGCCTGCCCGGCATCGGGTACGGGGGCGACTACAACCCCGAGCAGTGGCCGCTCGAGGTCCGCGTCGAGGACGTCGAGCTCATGCGCGAGGCCGGCGTCACCATCGTGTCCGTCGGGATCTTCTCGTGGGCGATGCTGGAGCCGCGCGAGGGCGACTACGACTGGGCGTGGCTGGACGACGTCCTCGACCGCCTGGCCACGGGCGGCATCCGCGTCGCGCTCGCGACGGCGACGGCCACGCCGCCGCCGTGGCTGACGACGGCGCACCCCGAGATCCTGCCGCAGCGCGCCGACGGCACCGTGCTGCACCCCGGCGGGCGCGGGGCGTACGCCGTCACCCACCCGACGTACCGCGCCCACGTCCTCCGCATGACGCGCGCCGTCGCGGAGCGCTACGCCGCGCACCCGGCGCTGGCCCTGTGGCACGTGGACAACGAGCTCGGCTGCCACGTCCCGCGCGACTACTCCCCCGCCGCGGCTGCGGCGTTCCGCGCCTGGCTGCGCCGCCGCTACACCGACGTCGACACGCTCAACGCGGCGTGGGGCACCGCGTTCTGGTCGCAGCGCTACTCCGCGTTCGACGAGATCCTGCCGCCGCTCGCCGCGCCGACCTACGCGAACCCCACCCAACAGCTCGACTTCGCCCGGTTCTCCTCCGACGCCTGGCTCGACCACTACCGCGCGATCGTCGGCGTGCTGCGCGAGGTCACCCCGCACGTGCCGGCGACCACGAACCTCATGATGAGCGGCGCCGTCGCGATGGACTACCTGCGGTGGGGTCCGGAGCTCGACGTCGTCGCGAACGACCACTACACGCTGGCAGCCGAGCCCCTGCGCCACGTCGACCTCGCGCTCTCCGCCGACATGACGCGCGGCGCCGCGCGGGGAGCTCCGTGGATCCTCATGGAGCACTCGACCTCGGCCGTGAACTGGCAGCCCCGCAACCGGGCGAAGGCTCCCGGCGAGATGCGCCGCAACTCGCTGGCGCACGTCGCTCGCGGCGCGGACTCGGTGATGTTCTTCCAGTGGCGAGCCTCCGCCGCGGGCGCCGAGAAGTACCACTCGGCGATGCTGCCGCACGCCGGCACCGACACGCGGGTGTGGCGGGAGGTCGTCGCTCTCGGCGAGGACCTGCGCGCGCTCGCGCCGGTGGCGGGATCGCGCACCCAGGCACGGGCCGCCGTGGTCATGGACTACGAGGCGTGGTGGGCGGTCGGGCTGGACTCGCACCCGAGCGTCGACGTCACGCATCGCGACCAGCTCGACGCGTACTACGTGGCGCTGTGGGAGCGCGGGATCACGGTCGACGTCGTGCTCCCGGACGCTGACCTGGCGGGCTACGACCTGCTCGTGGTGCCCACGCTGTACCTCGTGGGCGACGACGGCGCCGCGAACCTGGCGGCCGCGGCGGCGCGTGGCGCCACGGTGCTCGTCACGTACTTCTCGGGCATCGTCGACACCAGCGACCACGTGCGGCTCGGCGGGTACCCCGGGGCGTTCCGCGACGTCCTCGGGGTGCTGACCGAGGAGTTCGCGCCGCTCCAGGAGGGCGAGACGGTCACGCTGGACGACGGCACACGGGCGGACGTGTGGACCGAGCACGTGCGCCTCGACGGCGCTGAGGCCGTGCGCTCGTTCGCCGACGGTCCCGCGGCGGGCGGTCCCGCCGTGACGCGTCGCGCCGTCGGGTCGGGCGCTGCGTGGTACGCCGCGACCCGGTTGGCCGACGACGGCGTGGGGCGCCTGGTCGAGGCGCTGCTCGCCGAGTCCGGGGTCGCTCCCGCCGCCGCGGCGCCCGCCGGGGTCGAGGTCGTGCGGCGGCGGCACGCCGACGACGGCGCGTCCTACCTGTTCGCGATCAACCACACCGGCTCCGACGCGCGCGTGGCGGCGTCAGGCACCGATCTGCTGACCGGCACCGCCTGGGACGGCGAGACGCCCGTGCCGGCGGGCGGCGTCGTCGTCCTCGCCGAACCCGCCTGA
- a CDS encoding nitroreductase family deazaflavin-dependent oxidoreductase has product MPMPGWWGHINKRIFNPRALASGKWPVLTHVGRTSGTTYRTPLDAYPVDGGYLFVLVYGSGSDWVRNVLASGRARLRVDGADVDLDAPRLVGRVEAFRDLPSRAHPPGLLRVTEFLRMDAVAGGTADLPGGQDRGRSGST; this is encoded by the coding sequence ATGCCGATGCCGGGCTGGTGGGGGCACATCAACAAGCGCATCTTCAACCCGCGAGCGCTCGCGAGCGGGAAGTGGCCGGTGCTGACCCACGTCGGCCGGACCTCGGGAACGACGTACCGAACACCGCTCGACGCGTACCCGGTCGACGGCGGGTATCTGTTCGTGCTCGTCTACGGATCCGGCTCCGACTGGGTGCGGAACGTGCTGGCGTCCGGCCGCGCGCGGCTGCGGGTCGACGGCGCGGACGTGGACCTGGACGCCCCGCGCCTGGTCGGCCGGGTCGAGGCGTTCCGAGACCTCCCCAGCCGGGCGCACCCGCCGGGACTTCTCCGCGTGACCGAGTTCCTCCGGATGGACGCCGTCGCCGGCGGGACCGCTGACCTGCCCGGAGGTCAGGACCGGGGTCGATCCGGGAGCACATGA
- a CDS encoding TetR/AcrR family transcriptional regulator, translating to MLQAAIRVADRGGVQAITMRKVAQELGVEAMSLYHHVPGKEALLDGVVDTVFAAIDLPATGGDWRDAIRARAASARTVLTAHSWALGLLDSRRDPGPATLRHHDAALGVLRGAGFDLPMAAHAISLIDSYVNGWVLAEANLPVMTPGDVEDVAGGILEHLPADELPHLTEMIVDHALRPGYDHTAEFGWGLDLVLDALEERRT from the coding sequence GTGCTCCAGGCCGCGATCCGCGTCGCCGACCGCGGCGGCGTCCAGGCGATCACCATGCGGAAGGTGGCACAGGAGCTCGGCGTCGAGGCGATGTCGCTGTACCACCACGTGCCGGGCAAGGAGGCGCTGCTCGACGGCGTCGTGGACACGGTCTTCGCGGCGATCGACCTGCCCGCCACCGGCGGCGACTGGCGCGACGCGATCCGCGCGCGGGCCGCCTCCGCCCGCACGGTGCTGACGGCGCACAGCTGGGCCCTCGGGCTCCTGGACTCGCGTCGCGACCCGGGACCGGCGACGCTGCGCCACCACGACGCCGCCTTGGGCGTCCTGCGCGGCGCTGGCTTCGATCTCCCGATGGCCGCGCACGCCATCTCGCTCATCGACAGCTACGTCAACGGGTGGGTCCTCGCCGAGGCGAACCTGCCGGTGATGACGCCGGGCGACGTCGAGGACGTGGCCGGTGGCATCCTCGAGCACCTGCCGGCGGACGAGCTGCCCCACCTCACGGAGATGATCGTCGACCACGCCCTGCGGCCGGGCTACGACCACACGGCCGAGTTCGGCTGGGGCCTCGACCTCGTGCTGGACGCGCTCGAGGAGCGCCGGACGTAG
- a CDS encoding APC family permease — MAESGGTTTTAQGPDGPSLKRVMGPGLLLLFIVGDILGTGVYALTGDVAAEVGGAAWLPFVVAFAVALVTAFSYLELVTKYPHAAGAALYTHRAFGIHVLTFMVCFTVMSSGITSASTASRAFAANAIVGFTSVEEPSTSTIVWVALGFMALVALVNLRGVSESVKANVVLTCIELSGLLLVILVGIWAFFGTTADFSRVVAFETPDDKSAFLAVTAATTLAFFAMVGFEDAVNMAEETKEPTRIFPRIMFTGLTITGLIYVLVAISAVALVPVGELAASETPLLEVVRAGAPGLPVDQIFPFISMFAVANSALINMLMASRLLYGMARQRVLPPILGKVHERRRTPWTAILFTTALAFGLIVYVSFADSEATAVLGGTTALLLLGVFTIVNIAVLVLRRRTVDHAHFRAPTAVPVIGAMACAYFVGPWTGRDPAQYGVAGVLLVLGLVLWGITMLINRALGVRTPRPDEEDLDQISTRGPVN; from the coding sequence ATGGCGGAGTCCGGCGGCACCACGACGACGGCGCAGGGTCCTGACGGGCCGAGCCTCAAGCGGGTCATGGGTCCGGGACTGCTCCTGCTGTTCATCGTCGGCGACATCCTCGGGACGGGCGTCTACGCGCTCACGGGCGACGTCGCCGCGGAGGTGGGCGGCGCCGCGTGGCTGCCGTTCGTCGTCGCCTTCGCCGTCGCGCTCGTGACGGCGTTCTCCTACCTCGAGCTGGTCACGAAGTACCCGCACGCCGCCGGCGCCGCGCTGTACACGCACCGGGCGTTCGGGATCCACGTCCTGACGTTCATGGTCTGCTTCACGGTGATGAGCTCGGGCATCACGTCGGCCTCGACGGCGTCGCGGGCGTTCGCCGCGAACGCGATCGTCGGCTTCACGAGCGTCGAGGAGCCGTCGACGTCCACGATCGTGTGGGTGGCCCTCGGCTTCATGGCGCTCGTGGCGCTCGTCAACCTGCGTGGCGTCTCCGAGAGCGTCAAGGCGAACGTCGTCCTCACGTGCATCGAGCTGTCGGGTCTGCTGCTCGTCATCCTCGTCGGCATCTGGGCGTTCTTCGGGACGACGGCCGACTTCTCCCGGGTGGTCGCGTTCGAGACTCCTGACGACAAGAGCGCGTTCCTCGCGGTGACGGCCGCGACCACGCTCGCGTTCTTCGCGATGGTCGGGTTCGAGGACGCGGTCAACATGGCCGAGGAGACGAAGGAGCCCACGCGGATCTTCCCGAGGATCATGTTCACGGGCCTGACGATCACGGGCCTGATCTACGTGCTGGTGGCGATCTCCGCCGTCGCACTGGTGCCGGTCGGCGAGCTCGCCGCGAGCGAGACGCCGCTGCTCGAGGTCGTGCGCGCCGGGGCTCCGGGCCTCCCGGTGGACCAGATCTTCCCGTTCATCTCGATGTTCGCCGTCGCCAACTCGGCCCTCATCAACATGCTGATGGCGAGCCGGCTGCTGTACGGGATGGCACGGCAGCGCGTGCTGCCCCCGATCCTCGGGAAGGTGCACGAACGCCGTCGGACGCCGTGGACGGCGATCCTGTTCACGACGGCTCTCGCGTTCGGGCTCATCGTCTACGTGTCGTTCGCGGATTCGGAGGCGACGGCGGTGCTCGGCGGGACGACGGCGCTCCTCCTGCTCGGTGTGTTCACGATCGTCAACATCGCTGTGCTCGTGCTCCGGCGCCGCACGGTCGACCACGCGCACTTCCGCGCTCCGACGGCGGTGCCGGTCATCGGTGCGATGGCGTGCGCGTACTTCGTCGGGCCGTGGACCGGGCGCGATCCGGCGCAGTACGGCGTCGCGGGTGTGCTCCTCGTCCTCGGCCTCGTGCTGTGGGGGATCACGATGCTGATCAACCGCGCGCTCGGCGTCCGGACCCCGCGTCCGGACGAGGAGGACCTCGACCAGATCTCGACGCGCGGTCCCGTGAACTGA